The genome window TCAGCCTGTCAGCGTTGTTATGCATAGACCAGTAGGGACGTGACCAAGGCCTTGATATGACACACCGAGCGAGCATAACCAGTGGTCAAGATAATCTGAAACGTTAGAGCATCAACAAAGAGAATAAACAGTTTGTGAGATCACGGCACCGTCGGTGTGACTGGAGAGTTGTCTGAGCTAGCTCTctgataagagaaaacaaagaacctTTTGGATAAGGTAAAGAATACACGTGAACCAgaaaattcttattttattcatgaatgaaacaagaatgaaaaagttTGAGTATATCTAAGTGTAACAATTTGCAAAAAAAGCGAGATAGAGGGAATTAAATTCAGGTATAGGCAGCGTATCTTGGGAGGGTCCCTGCCATGACTCTCTTTAGCAGAACACTGCCCAGGACAGGGTTCGaacgtgagggagaggagaaggaggaggagggggaggtggatgaagaggaggagaatatacaATGGCCACCTAACAACGTTCCTTTTCCCCTTGTGTTGCAAGCTgagtgaggcgaggtgaggagaggtgagataaggtaaggtgaggagaggtgaggtgaagagaggtgaggtgaagagaCAGGACTGTATCGCTGAGCCGGTCAGTGATGACCGCTTGTCATCATTCAAAGGTTACCTAATGATAGTTGACACTGAGAATTTCATCTCCAGTGCCCCTTCATGTATCAAATATGATGCACTTATTCACGAGAATCTCTCTCAATGCAAAGGTAAAAAAGACGTCTTAAAAATATACGTACATGCGAACCATTTTTGCTGCCACACCTGTACGAGGAAGGATTGCATCTTGTTGAGGcactgagcagcagcagcagcagcagtagcagcagcaatgagtaagggagggaggtagagcgAAGGCAAGACTTTCACGCCCAGGTCCAGACCGGAGCGCGGCACTGGCTCGCCTCCCGCCACCAGGCTGCCAGGTCTCCTGAGTTGTCCTCTTCACTTTGCCGTGCAGTCTGAGGCACAGCTCACACAGGGGTGGCCTCAGCGTCGGCCGCCAAAAGGCTCGCCACAAATGGTACTCGGCATATTCTTGAGGCGTCTTCTGGAGGCGACGCAGCAGGTGGCCCAGCTGGCGTGGCGTGAGGCTGACGGCGTCGATGTAGGAGTTTGGTGGCAGGATGGCCGTGTAGTTAGCGCCCCCGAGTACAACGGGCACCAGGCCGTGCACTAGCGGCCTCCACAGCTTCTCTGTCACGTAAGCGTCACACAGGGCGTTCTCGAAGGCCAAGTAGAAGAGGTACTTTGGGCCAAGCACCTGCCGCCAGCACCGGTCACCGCGGTGTTCCTCCCTCCTGCTGCACCTGGCCGCGTGTCGGAGAGCCACCAGCCACAGCAGGAGTTATGAATAAAGATTTGTGCATTAGAAACAAGAGCAAGGAAGTCTAAGCAAACGAAAGTCCTTGAAGTTTACTGCACGAAACTTTCCTGCCAATGTTTCAGATACACTTTGGAAAATATTCATCCCATCAGAAATATTCAATCATTGCTGTGTTtcgtaaaaaaaagacagtcaCCTCAGGGGGCCACATGCGCCGTAAATGTCCACAGGCACGTGCAGCTGTAGGCGCCTCACGTAGTCCTCGCGGCGGGAGGCAGTGTGGCAGTGGGAGGACATCCACGCCACCAGACGCGGCCGCTGCAGGAAGGCTTCCCAGGAATCACCCGACCGGTCTACTGAGAATAGTCAACATTAATACACTTAGCCGTCctctgtgtgcatgtgtgtgtgtgtgtgtgtgtgtgtgtgtgtgtgtgtgtgtgtgtgtgtgtgtgtgtgtgtgtgtgtgtgtgtgtgtgtgttgcacgcAATCCATTCATACACTTTTCTTTACAGTCAGATTCCACGCTGCTATCATCTTTGATTTTATCTCTCCATCCTTTAACAAATTTCagttcttcattccttcatcggCGTCCTTGTCCTCACATTCCAGCCTTCAGGCTAACAAACCCCCGCACCGCTGCCCCGCCGCTGACTCCGCAGAGGACCGCGATACAAGGCCAGCTAATCACTACAGTAACGTGCTTATATGAAGCACGCAGACAAACACTTCAGATACTTCATGtgatgaaatatacaaaacccagttcctaaaaaaaacatatgaataaataaataaaagataaaaatgtcatTTCATCATTCAGCGGGCCAATGGAGCGCTGCACTCAGGTGCTAGTGGGCGGCGTGCAGTAGGAGCCTTTGCCGCACAACTCTACCATGCAACGATGAGGGAACGTGAAAATGGGACGAGCATAATTTCAAGCCCGAGTGTATCCCAGCCACCTGGGCCGCGCTCCGGCTAAAAAAGGAATTCCCCAGTCAGATGGCGCAGAGGCTTCCTGCACGGAGAGCAGCCTGCATTTGCGTATAGATTAGCTCCGGGTGGCGAGGGCGACTATTTGTTCCCCGGCAATGAGGACTTtgaccttcccctttccctgcttctccctctcctggGGAGGGTGAACCATTAGGAAACAATTAGCAGCATTTTGCAACAGCTGAGTGTCGCTTTGGGCACATACGGCCGCAAACAAAAGCATACATACGCTTttctacaaacacacacctacacgcacacacgcacctaCATCCCTGTCGACGTAGTGGGACCAGCCGAGGGGAAGCAAGCGAGGCAGAGTCTTTCCCAGGCGAAGAGCGGAGAGGTAGGCCACGTAAGGGCCGCTGGAGGGGTTGAGGAAGGTGGGACGAAGATGCGAGGAAAGACTGTCATGTGGTGGAGGCAGTGTAGAGCCTGGTGGAGTAGAGGAGGCGGGGGCGGCAGGACTGGTTGTGGAGCGTCCTTCCCCTCGGTGAGACAGCGGCAGTATGGCTCCGTAAGGCTCCAAGACGTCTGACGCAGGATGGTAAGTCATGGTCCAATTGAAGAGGCTGCTCAGGTCCCGAGGGGCGGCCTCCTCCTGCGGGTTAAgattttctctcagttttcagTATGTTTTCTATCTGTTTTTACCCAGGATTGGCTACACTTTAAGTTGCAGAGTGAGCATTCTTGTTATGTAATATGCTTAGTATTGTGCGTAATTCAATGAGTATTATAAAATTGTAAAAATAGAACAACATTCTCAAATGTCTCGGTGTCTTTGTCTCGACTAGTTTGTGAGAATCTTCAAGGATGTTCTTAATGATCGTAGTTATATATGAGAACATCGTGACTACTTGGTAATAGGTGGTGAAGGGAAAACGGGCTGAGGAGTAAGTGCTCTCTTCACCACCCACCATTCTACTAATACTTTAACAAGACTGCATCATCAATATGAAAAGAACAATCACAAAACTCGATAAATCACTTCCATAGCCTTTGAGAAACACACCTTATGAGAAAATAAACCATTTGAAAATACCAATCACAGTAGAAAGTATGTATCCAGATAATAAACAGTGAGATAAGAGTAAGCGTGAGGCTGAACGAGTCATAAAGTTATACAAGACACTGGTGGTCGCTGTAGTGGTGAATGACGGCCAGGCGTGCGCTGGTAAGTGGCGTACAAAATTGTCAGAGATGAAAGGGGGAGCAAGAATGTATGTAGGGGTACATGTTGAACGGCGGATTGTAGCAGAGAAAGACCGagtaaagtaataaaaacagcaatagGAGGTGAAGAAAGGCGGCGTCTAGCTCAAGTGGATTTCATaagaacgaaggaggaaagCGAGGAGATGGACgtataatgaaaaagaatgtaataaaagaaagagctgAGGTAAAACGAAAGCTggaaaaaagcttaaaaaaaaaaaccatctcACGAGGATgtcagagatagagagagaaagaggaaaaaagaaaagaagaaatatgagcaaaatgagatggaaggaaagaagaaaaagagaaggataaaagcaTAGAGAAgactggagaaaagaaaataaaagacagtgagagaagacaatagtaaagaaaaactagCATTAATGGACATCAACATCTCAGgcaaaatgaaacacacacacacacacacacacacacacacacacacacacacacacacacacacacacacacacacacacacacacacacaaacacacatacacgtcaGGTCAGCCCCCTACCTAAGTGCTATTAAAGTGGGGACTGGGAAGTGGATGGCCAGTTCAAGTAGTGCTGGTGGCGTCCTCCGGGAAGCTGTGGCGACTGACTGGTCATGAGCAGCTCGTGCCAATAGTTTTatgcattaagaaaaaaaaagcatcaaagCCTCAGAAGCAGCCAAGAAGTGCAGCATGAGGAGTTAGGCAGGACcaggagcaggagcaagagCAGGAGCCATtacagcccagcccagcccagcccagcccaggccAGCCCAGCCTAGACAAGCGCAGTGCAGCTCAGTCCGGTTCAGCCTGTCGTCTTGGCTCTTCCTCTCagtgccttctcttcatctcaatCTGGGGACAAACGAGCATCAAATACGGCACCAGCTGACGCGGGAGTGTGATGAGTTGGAGttgcagtggtgttggtgttggtgttggtattgattgatgttggtgttggcggtggtgttggtggacaTCAGAGGAGGAGTGTGGTGTGAAAGCCATCAGTCAGTTCTGGTGCTGGTTTTTATTAAGAGATGTGTTGCAGGATTActggtgttgtgttttgtagcggtggcaaaaataaaaaggatattGACAAGGGAGAGTAAAGAACATGAGGAGGACATGGGTAACGTGAAGGATCTGATGAAGAACACTGACGAGGCGGTGAAACGAAGCGAAATTCTTACACAAGGAAACTTTCAAGATAATGAGGAGGCGATGCAGAGCAGAAGaatattcattactttttttctagcGTCTAACGAGGAAATCAGCGTTTTTACTCTGCACTTTAACCTAATCATATCCTCGTTACTTGTGTGAAACGAAGGCGAGATGAACATGCAAGgccccttccctcatccctgcTGCCCCCACGCCCCATGCTGCTGTGTGGGAGAAGCGGCGCGGTGATGCTGCAGAAGGGATGAGATTTCCTTCATATCGCTTCATCACGGTCATAAAAAGATTGCGACAGCGACAATTAAAAAACAATCACATTTGAATGTTTATTTGAGAGGAAACAGCACGTTAGTCACCCTCAGTCACTCAACATCGAGACGAATAACACTGGCTTCCTTTTCAGCAAACTTCCGCGctagacacacacgcacgcacacacacacacacacacacacacacacacacacacacacacacacacacacacacacacgggcggcGCGCTGCCTTGTGAGTCAGTGCCTTGCGGTGTAAAAGTTTGACAAGCTTTATTCTGCGTGAAATGTGGTAACTTTTAAGAGGATTTATTTCGTGGCACGTCAGTCTCCCCTCACTATTCAACGTCTTTCCTGCAACACCAGGACTGAATAAGTTTCaccaaaaaaaggagaaagagaacaataacgaggaaaaggaggaggaggagcacctgCAGTAGTAGCATCAGCTGCAGCAAAACAACAGCAACGGCAGCTGCGGCGGCAGcaacagtggcagcagcagcggcagcagcagcaacagcagcagtagcagcagcagcagcagcagcagcggcagcggcggcagcagcagcagcaacagcagcagcagcagcagcagcagcagcaacaacaacaacaacaacaacaacaataatagcagcagGAGCAAAAGGGACTGAAAGACCAGCCGAAGAGTGTCTacaaggaggtgaagaaggagagagaagaggtgaaggttAAGAAGATAAATTTGAAGgatgaagacaacaacaacgagaagacagacaaatacGAGTGTTTGGTGGTTGAGTCGAGTCTACAAGGAAGACGACGGTGACCACGACAACGACGAGAAATGAAGAACGGTACGGGGatggtaagaaggaagaaaaaaaca of Portunus trituberculatus isolate SZX2019 chromosome 37, ASM1759143v1, whole genome shotgun sequence contains these proteins:
- the LOC123514412 gene encoding alpha-(1,3)-fucosyltransferase C-like isoform X1, with amino-acid sequence MAPWRHHGAGGAAKALLPVAGGAGLFLAAGRGVWSSLVASLDNYLSQHVSYGFQEDISAHPSITTKRQVSSMLVRSMDRSSGKRGSQQGSKDDKTVLFWTSWFGKSWWVRLGGGMDLGAAQCPETRCVFTHDRSTQHEAAAVLFQSQGVDVQDFPRGRQWWQRWVWVHVEAPPASAAAYRRLHHRSLEEAAPRDLSSLFNWTMTYHPASDVLEPYGAILPLSHRGEGRSTTSPAAPASSTPPGSTLPPPHDSLSSHLRPTFLNPSSGPYVAYLSALRLGKTLPRLLPLGWSHYVDRDVVDRSGDSWEAFLQRPRLVAWMSSHCHTASRREDYVRRLQLHVPVDIYGACGPLRCSRREEHRGDRCWRQVLGPKYLFYLAFENALCDAYVTEKLWRPLVHGLVPVVLGGANYTAILPPNSYIDAVSLTPRQLGHLLRRLQKTPQEYAEYHLWRAFWRPTLRPPLCELCLRLHGKVKRTTQETWQPGGGRRASAALRSGPGRESLAFALPPSLTHCCCYCCCCCCSVPQQDAILPRTGVAAKMVRMYVYF
- the LOC123514412 gene encoding alpha-(1,3)-fucosyltransferase C-like isoform X2 yields the protein MAPWRHHGAGGAAKALLPVAGGAGLFLAAGRGVWSSLVASLDNYLSQHVSYGFQEDISAHPSITTKRQVSSMLVRSMDRSSGKRGSQQGSKDDKTVLFWTSWFGKSWWVRLGGGMDLGAAQCPETRCVFTHDRSTQHEAAAVLFQSQGVDVQDFPRGRQWWQRWVWVHVEAPPASAAAYRRLHHRSLEEAAPRDLSSLFNWTMTYHPASDVLEPYGAILPLSHRGEGRSTTSPAAPASSTPPGSTLPPPHDSLSSHLRPTFLNPSSGPYVAYLSALRLGKTLPRLLPLGWSHYVDRDVDRSGDSWEAFLQRPRLVAWMSSHCHTASRREDYVRRLQLHVPVDIYGACGPLRCSRREEHRGDRCWRQVLGPKYLFYLAFENALCDAYVTEKLWRPLVHGLVPVVLGGANYTAILPPNSYIDAVSLTPRQLGHLLRRLQKTPQEYAEYHLWRAFWRPTLRPPLCELCLRLHGKVKRTTQETWQPGGGRRASAALRSGPGRESLAFALPPSLTHCCCYCCCCCCSVPQQDAILPRTGVAAKMVRMYVYF
- the LOC123514412 gene encoding alpha-(1,3)-fucosyltransferase C-like isoform X3, which encodes MAPWRHHGAGGAAKALLPVAGGAGLFLAAGRGVWSSLVASLDNYLSQHVSYGFQEDISAHPSITTKRQVSSMLVRSMDRSSGKRGSQQGSKDDKTVLFWTSWFGKSWWVRLGGGMDLGAAQCPETRCVFTHDRSTQHEAAAVLFQEEAAPRDLSSLFNWTMTYHPASDVLEPYGAILPLSHRGEGRSTTSPAAPASSTPPGSTLPPPHDSLSSHLRPTFLNPSSGPYVAYLSALRLGKTLPRLLPLGWSHYVDRDVVDRSGDSWEAFLQRPRLVAWMSSHCHTASRREDYVRRLQLHVPVDIYGACGPLRCSRREEHRGDRCWRQVLGPKYLFYLAFENALCDAYVTEKLWRPLVHGLVPVVLGGANYTAILPPNSYIDAVSLTPRQLGHLLRRLQKTPQEYAEYHLWRAFWRPTLRPPLCELCLRLHGKVKRTTQETWQPGGGRRASAALRSGPGRESLAFALPPSLTHCCCYCCCCCCSVPQQDAILPRTGVAAKMVRMYVYF